One bacterium DNA window includes the following coding sequences:
- a CDS encoding DUF1648 domain-containing protein, giving the protein MKIYPHLPAKIPSHFTISGEIDGWTEKQALWAFTGIVFALYLGLTWLAQMPHRLNYPGDVTQENAPYQYALGRTMLRLIKLEILLMSAAISVELISVAQGGEVHYGVYIAPVFLAAILATALFFAYRSTKIK; this is encoded by the coding sequence ATGAAAATTTACCCTCACTTGCCCGCTAAAATTCCTAGTCACTTTACGATCAGCGGTGAAATTGATGGCTGGACTGAAAAGCAAGCTCTATGGGCTTTTACAGGGATTGTATTCGCCTTATATCTGGGCCTGACGTGGCTTGCCCAAATGCCGCATCGGCTCAATTATCCCGGAGATGTCACTCAGGAAAACGCACCGTATCAGTACGCGTTGGGTCGTACGATGCTTCGGCTGATCAAATTGGAAATTTTATTGATGTCGGCGGCAATTTCGGTTGAATTAATTTCCGTTGCGCAGGGCGGGGAAGTACATTACGGCGTTTATATCGCTCCAGTGTTTCTTGCGGCTATTTTGGCGACGGCATTATTTTTTGCTTATCGGTCGACCAAGATAAAATAA